The following DNA comes from Cedecea neteri.
GGGCGTTCATCTTCCTGACGCTGTTCGTTCGTCGCTGCCTGACTCAGCCCTCCCCGGCGCTCGACCTGCGGGTATTCCGCGTGCCTGCGTTTACCCTGGCGACGCTGGGCATGGCCTTTTTCTACATGGGATTTGCCATCATGCTGCTGGGCGGCAGCCTGTTTTTGACCCAGGTCTGGCACTGGCCAACCGTTGAGGCGGGTGCCGCTTTTGGTCTCGGCCCCGGCACTGCCGTGGTCGCTTCGTTGATCGCCGGCAGAACAGGGTTTTCCCCTAAAAAACTCACCATCGCCGCCGGTATTTTGTATGTGATAGCCGGCCTCTGGTGGCACAGCACTCTGAACGCCGAACCGGACTATCTGCTGGCCTACCTGCCTGCGCTGATGCTGACCGGAGCCGGAGCGGGTATCGGTCAGACGGGGTTTATCGCAGGCGGCACGGCAGCACTCCCGGCGCATCAATATGCCACCGGCACCGGGATCATTAATACATCGAGGCAAATTGGCGCCGCCATAGGCGTGGCGGTGTTTGTGGCCGTGTCCGGCAGCGCCGTTGCCAGCGAGCAGTACCACACCGCGTGGCTGCTGATGTCGCTCTTCGGGCTTATCGCTTCGCTGTCAGCCCTGCTGCTGAGTGCGAAGCGGTAGCGCTTATTTTTCCAGTAAGCCGAGGCGAATAAAGCTTTCGGCGGTGGCGACAATCGCCTCCTCCGGGGAGCGCGGCGCCCAGCCGAGCAGGTTTACCGCTTTCGCGTTGGTCACATTCATGTCCACACCCAGCAGAGTCAGCGACCCTTTCATACCCGGATTTTTGTGCGCCGCCAGGCGCACCATCCAGTCGGGCAGCGCGAGGGTAGAAACTTTGCTGGCGGCTTCGCCGAGATGTTTACGCAGGATTTTTGCCACCTCAACCATCAGCAGGCTGTGGCCGGAACTGGCAAGGAAGCGCTCGCCGTTGGCTGCCGGGTGCGTCATCGCCAGCCAGTGCAAGTCGGCCACATCGCGCACGTCCACAAAGCAAGAGTTGATGTTCGGATTGCCCTTTTGCCCGTCCAGCATGTTTTTCACCAGCCGCGTGGAGTGGGAAAAATCAGGCCCCAATACCGGCCCCATTACCGCCACCGGGTTCACCGCCGACAGCTCCAGGCCACGCCCTTCTTTCTCCACAAAGTCCCAGGCGGCTTTTTCCGCCAGCGTTTTCGATTTCTGATAGGGCCACACTTTGCCGGACACGTCGCTCCAGTCCGTTTCATCAAACGGGCGGCGATGGCTTGCCGGGTGCCCGACGCCAACGGCCCCAAAGGCAGAGGTGAGGACGACACGCTTAACCCCGGCAAAGCTCGCAGCGCGGAGCACTCGCAGGTTGCCGTCTACCGCAGGTTTGATCCAGTCTTCGTCGGTGGCGTGGTTGCCTGAAGGCGTCGGCGATGCGCCATGCATCACATAGCGGCACCCGGCCATCGCTTCAGCCCAGCCTTCATCCGCCATTAAATCTGCAACGAAAAAGGAGAGACGATCGCCCGGCTCGCAGCCGCCCTCTTTCAGGTTTTTGAGCACTTCGGCTTTGCGGTCAGCAGAACGTACGGTGGTGCGAACTTCATAGCCTTTTGCCAGCAGCGTAATAATGCAATGCTGGGCAATAAATCCGGTCCCGCCGGTAACCAATACGCTATCTTGTGTCATGCTTCTGTCCTCTGCGGCCTGGCAAGCAGGCGGTATATGTTCACTTGCTGCGCAGAATAAAACCAGCCAGTCGGATTTTGAATGCTTGATAGTCCGTTCTACTTGCGCAATAGTACGGAAATGCATACCGACCCGTTTTCTGAAATCCTCAAATTTGCCGACGCCGAGTCGCTGGTTACCGGCGGCTTTACCGCGGGCGGCGACTGGGCGCTTCACTTCCCCCCGCCGGACAAAATCAAGTTCTTCGCCATCGTCAAAGGCAGCTGCTGGGTGATGCTCGAAGGCCATCCCGAACCGATCCATTTTTGCACCGGCGACGTCGGCCTGCTGAATGCCAGGCGGGCGTTTATTGTCGCCAGCTCACCGGAGATCAAGCCGGTCGATGCCATGAGCGTTTTTAAGGCCGGAGAGCGGAACTACGCCGCGCTGGGGGAAGGGAAAGAGTTTGAGTATATGGGCGGCCACGTCCTGCTGGATCCCAACCGCGGGCAGATGCTTGCTCAGGTGCTGCCGCAGTGGATTCACATCCCGGCCGCATCTCCGCAGGCGGCGTCTTTCCGCTGGCTGCTCGACCAGCTGATTGCCGAAAGAGAAACGGCCCAGCCCGGCACCCAGCTCGCCTCCGCGCAGCTTTCACAGCTGCTGTTTATTCAGATCCTGCGTGCCCATTTGCAAACCAGCAGTTCGCTTCCGGCAGGTTTGCTGCGCGCCCTGGGCGATGCCCGCCTTGCCCCGGCGCTGCAGCTTATCCACGCCAACCCGGCTCAGAACTGGCGCCTGGAAGATCTCGCCAAAGCCTGCGCCATGTCGCGCACCACATTTGCGGAGTATTTCCGTAACGTATCGGGCATTACGCCCGTGGCTTATCTTACCCAGTGGCGTATGCGGCTGGCGGAGAAAGCGCTGCGCGAGCAGGCAGACCAAATTGCCATGGTGGCCCAGTCCCTGGGCTACACCTCGGAAAGCGCCTTCAGCAACGCCTTTAAGCGTGAAACCGGGCTGTCGCCGAAAGCATGGCGTAACGCCGCTCGCAACACGGTAAGTTGAGAATAAAAAAACGCCGCACAGTGGCGGCGTTGAATCAGTGAAATAACCTCATTTAATTTGCGAAGAGACACGCCATAAGTCCACGCCGCCTTCGGTGGCATGCCTGTCAATCTCGGCCAGCTCCTGAGCACTAAACGCCAGGTTATCCAGCGCTTTTAGCGAGTCCGCAAGCTGCTCTACGGTACGTGCACCAATCAACGCAGAAGTGACACGAGCATCACGCAGAACCCAGGCAATCGCCATTTGTGCCAGCGTTTGCCCACGACTTTCCGCCACGGCATTCAGCTCGCGGATCTTATTGAGGTTCTCCGTATTTAACATGCCAGCCACCCGAGAGCCTTCTCCGGCAGCACGCGCGCCCTGCGGCACACCGTTCAGGTATTTTGACGTCAGCATGCCCTGCGCCAGCGGGGAGAAAGCAATGCAGCCGCTGCCGATCTCTGCCAGCGTATCCAGCAACCCGTTTTCAATAGTCCGGTTCAGCATGGAGTAATTCGGCTGGTGAATGAACAGCGGGACTTTCTCTTCAGCCAGAATTTGCGCCGCCTGACGAGTCAGCTCCGGGGAGTAAGAAGATATTCCCACGTAAAGCGCTTTGCCCTGACGATGCAGCTGTACCAACGCCCCCATTGTTTCCTCAAGCGGTGTATCGGCATCCACGCGATGGCTATAGAAGATATCGACATAATCCAGTCCCATGCGCTTCAGGCTTTGCTCGCAGCTGGCAATCAGGTGTTTTTTTGTGCCCGTTGGGCCACCGTAAGGACCTGGCCACATATCCCACCCGGCTTTGGTGGAAATAATCAGTTCGTCACGGTAAGGAGCAAAGTCTTTTGCCATCCAGCGCCCGAAGTTCTCTTCCGCCGATCCCGCCGGCGGGCCATAGTTGTTGGCGAGATCGAAGTGGGTAATACCGTTATCAAAAGCATGACGCAGAATGGCTCTGCCGGTTTCAAAAATATCCACCCCGCCGAAGTTTTGCCACAGCCCTAACGAAATAAGCGGTAACGCCAGGCCACTTTTTCCCGTTTTACGGTATTGCATATTATTGCTGTAACGAGATGGTGCAGCACTGTAATTCATAACGCATTCCTCATGGTGAAGAAAAATATCAACGACAAGTTCGCATTAGATTAATAAAGCAAAACTTATAAAGCAGAGGTTTATAACCGACGATAAATCACCGACGTAATAAAAAGGAAATTAACCAATGAATAGCTATTTTGGGCGCGATAAATATCCATTGCGAAATCTATTTTCTCAGCGTATCGTTAATCTGTAAAATTCATTATTGAGATTGAATTAATCTTTACTGGAGATAAATGATGGAGCTGCGCCAAATTCGGCATTTTATTGCCGTTGCGGAACACGAAAATTT
Coding sequences within:
- a CDS encoding AraC family transcriptional regulator, with product MLDSPFYLRNSTEMHTDPFSEILKFADAESLVTGGFTAGGDWALHFPPPDKIKFFAIVKGSCWVMLEGHPEPIHFCTGDVGLLNARRAFIVASSPEIKPVDAMSVFKAGERNYAALGEGKEFEYMGGHVLLDPNRGQMLAQVLPQWIHIPAASPQAASFRWLLDQLIAERETAQPGTQLASAQLSQLLFIQILRAHLQTSSSLPAGLLRALGDARLAPALQLIHANPAQNWRLEDLAKACAMSRTTFAEYFRNVSGITPVAYLTQWRMRLAEKALREQADQIAMVAQSLGYTSESAFSNAFKRETGLSPKAWRNAARNTVS
- a CDS encoding SDR family oxidoreductase is translated as MTQDSVLVTGGTGFIAQHCIITLLAKGYEVRTTVRSADRKAEVLKNLKEGGCEPGDRLSFFVADLMADEGWAEAMAGCRYVMHGASPTPSGNHATDEDWIKPAVDGNLRVLRAASFAGVKRVVLTSAFGAVGVGHPASHRRPFDETDWSDVSGKVWPYQKSKTLAEKAAWDFVEKEGRGLELSAVNPVAVMGPVLGPDFSHSTRLVKNMLDGQKGNPNINSCFVDVRDVADLHWLAMTHPAANGERFLASSGHSLLMVEVAKILRKHLGEAASKVSTLALPDWMVRLAAHKNPGMKGSLTLLGVDMNVTNAKAVNLLGWAPRSPEEAIVATAESFIRLGLLEK
- the mgrA gene encoding L-glyceraldehyde 3-phosphate reductase; this translates as MNYSAAPSRYSNNMQYRKTGKSGLALPLISLGLWQNFGGVDIFETGRAILRHAFDNGITHFDLANNYGPPAGSAEENFGRWMAKDFAPYRDELIISTKAGWDMWPGPYGGPTGTKKHLIASCEQSLKRMGLDYVDIFYSHRVDADTPLEETMGALVQLHRQGKALYVGISSYSPELTRQAAQILAEEKVPLFIHQPNYSMLNRTIENGLLDTLAEIGSGCIAFSPLAQGMLTSKYLNGVPQGARAAGEGSRVAGMLNTENLNKIRELNAVAESRGQTLAQMAIAWVLRDARVTSALIGARTVEQLADSLKALDNLAFSAQELAEIDRHATEGGVDLWRVSSQIK